In one Nitrospiraceae bacterium genomic region, the following are encoded:
- the gnd gene encoding decarboxylating 6-phosphogluconate dehydrogenase, with translation MQLGMIGLGRMGANMVRRLLKGGHQCVVFDMSPKAVTELVQEKAVGSSSLADFVKKLSKPRAVWLMVPAAVTDRTIADLLPHLEGGDILIDGGNSYYIDDIHRAKHLAPKSVHYVDVGTSGGVWGLERGYCMMIGGEQDVVKHLDPIFATLAPGPGAIPRTPGREKIGGTAEKGYLHCGPSGAGHFVKMVHNGIEYGLMAAYAEGMGILRDANVGKQKHDVDAETTPLRNPEHYQYDFNLPDIAEVWRRGSVIASWLLDLTAASLIEDPALSKFSGRVSDSGEGRWTIKAAIDEAVPVPVLSTALYQRFSSRGEADYQDKLLSAMRFQFGGHHEKPPK, from the coding sequence ATGCAACTCGGAATGATCGGGCTTGGCCGGATGGGAGCGAACATGGTGAGGCGGCTGCTGAAGGGCGGTCATCAGTGCGTGGTCTTCGATATGTCGCCGAAGGCGGTAACGGAACTGGTCCAGGAAAAAGCCGTGGGCTCCTCGTCGCTCGCGGATTTTGTCAAAAAACTCTCGAAGCCGCGGGCGGTCTGGTTGATGGTTCCCGCGGCCGTGACGGATAGGACCATCGCCGATTTGTTGCCACACCTCGAAGGGGGAGACATCCTCATCGACGGAGGCAATTCGTACTACATCGATGATATTCACCGCGCGAAGCATCTGGCCCCCAAGAGCGTTCACTATGTCGATGTCGGGACCAGCGGCGGCGTCTGGGGACTCGAACGGGGTTACTGCATGATGATCGGCGGCGAGCAAGATGTCGTCAAACACCTTGACCCCATCTTTGCGACGCTGGCTCCCGGTCCTGGCGCTATCCCGCGCACTCCGGGACGGGAGAAGATCGGCGGTACTGCGGAGAAGGGCTACTTGCATTGCGGTCCCAGCGGCGCAGGCCACTTCGTGAAGATGGTGCACAACGGGATCGAGTATGGCCTTATGGCCGCCTATGCTGAGGGGATGGGCATACTCCGGGATGCCAATGTCGGTAAGCAAAAACACGACGTCGACGCAGAAACGACGCCGTTGCGCAATCCCGAACACTACCAATACGATTTCAACCTTCCGGACATCGCCGAAGTCTGGCGGCGCGGCAGTGTGATCGCCTCATGGCTCTTGGATCTGACGGCCGCCTCGTTGATTGAGGATCCTGCCCTCTCGAAATTCTCTGGCCGGGTGTCGGACTCGGGCGAAGGGCGATGGACGATCAAGGCCGCCATCGATGAGGCCGTGCCGGTGCCGGTACTGTCGACCGCACTGTATCAGCGATTCAGCTCGCGGGGAGAAGCGGACTATCAGGACAAGCTCTTGTCCGCCATGAGATTTCAATTCGGCGGTCACCACGAAAAACCCCCCAAGTGA
- the pgi gene encoding glucose-6-phosphate isomerase produces the protein MTSTVASLTTRPAWKALEAHQKKIRETHLRTLFGDDPQRGTRMTAEAVGIFLDYSKNRVTNETLRLLVQLAEESGLRTKIDAMFRGEKINVTENRAVLHTALRAPRGASILVDGENVVPKVHTVLDRMADFSNRVRSGAWKGHTGTRIRNVVNIGIGGSDLGPVMAYEALKHYSERTLTFRFVSNVDGTDFAEAVQDLDPAETLFIVSSKTFTTLETMTNAQTARTWSLAGLGGDSKSVAKHFVAVSTNAAEVAKFGIDTANMFEFWDWVGGRYSMCSAIGLSTMLAVGPESFRAMLGGLHQMDEHFRTAPFSQNLPVLMGLLALWYNNFFGAQTIAVLPYDQYLKRFPAYLQQLTMESNGKHVTLDGMEVSYDTSAIYWGEPGTNGQHSFYQLIHQGTRLIPSDFIAFEYSLNPLGRHHDLLMANVFAQTEALAFGKTAEQVKKEGTPDWLVPHRVFEGNRPSNTIVAERLTPDTLGKLLALYEHSVFTQGAIWNIDPFDQWGVELGKVLAQRIIPELETQAEPSLNHDSSTNNLIRRYRDKT, from the coding sequence ATGACTTCAACCGTTGCATCTCTGACCACACGTCCTGCATGGAAGGCCCTCGAAGCCCACCAGAAAAAGATCAGGGAGACGCATCTCCGAACCCTTTTTGGCGACGACCCTCAGCGCGGGACTCGTATGACAGCCGAGGCCGTGGGGATTTTTCTGGACTATTCGAAAAATCGGGTCACCAACGAAACACTCCGGCTTCTCGTCCAACTGGCGGAGGAATCGGGATTGCGAACGAAGATCGATGCAATGTTCCGCGGCGAAAAGATCAACGTCACGGAGAATCGGGCCGTCCTTCACACCGCGCTCCGCGCTCCGAGAGGTGCATCGATCCTCGTCGATGGTGAGAACGTCGTACCCAAAGTCCATACGGTGCTCGACAGGATGGCTGACTTTTCCAACCGTGTCCGGAGTGGCGCGTGGAAAGGTCACACGGGCACACGAATCAGGAACGTCGTGAACATCGGCATCGGTGGGTCCGATCTCGGACCGGTGATGGCCTATGAGGCGCTCAAACATTACAGCGAGCGTACGTTGACGTTCCGCTTCGTCTCCAACGTCGATGGGACCGATTTTGCCGAAGCAGTCCAAGACCTCGATCCGGCGGAGACCCTGTTCATCGTGTCGTCGAAGACCTTCACGACACTGGAGACGATGACGAACGCGCAGACTGCGCGTACCTGGTCGCTCGCAGGTCTCGGCGGGGATTCCAAGTCTGTGGCAAAGCATTTTGTCGCGGTCTCCACGAATGCGGCGGAAGTCGCAAAGTTCGGGATCGACACCGCCAACATGTTCGAATTCTGGGATTGGGTTGGTGGGCGCTATTCCATGTGTTCGGCCATCGGCCTGTCGACGATGTTGGCCGTCGGTCCCGAGAGTTTCCGAGCCATGTTGGGTGGCCTGCACCAGATGGATGAGCACTTTCGCACCGCGCCATTCTCGCAGAATCTGCCGGTGCTCATGGGTCTACTCGCCCTCTGGTATAACAACTTCTTCGGAGCACAGACGATCGCAGTCCTCCCGTATGACCAATACTTGAAGAGATTTCCGGCGTACCTCCAGCAACTGACGATGGAGAGCAACGGGAAACATGTAACGCTCGATGGAATGGAAGTGTCCTACGACACCAGCGCCATTTACTGGGGGGAGCCGGGCACGAACGGCCAACACTCTTTTTATCAACTGATTCATCAGGGAACACGTCTTATCCCATCGGATTTTATTGCATTTGAATACTCGCTCAATCCCTTAGGGCGGCACCATGACCTGCTCATGGCAAATGTTTTCGCCCAAACCGAGGCGCTTGCCTTCGGCAAGACGGCCGAGCAGGTCAAAAAAGAGGGCACACCGGATTGGCTTGTCCCTCACCGCGTCTTTGAGGGGAACCGGCCGTCCAATACGATTGTTGCCGAGCGGCTTACACCCGATACGCTCGGCAAACTGCTCGCGCTCTACGAGCATTCTGTGTTTACTCAGGGCGCGATCTGGAACATTGATCCCTTCGATCAATGGGGCGTCGAACTGGGAAAAGTGCTGGCCCAGCGTATTATCCCAGAACTCGAGACCCAGGCAGAACCGTCACTCAACCATGACAGTTCGACGAACAACTTAATCCGCCGGTACCGTGACAAGACATGA